GGAATAGTCTTCCCTCAACAGTAAGGGAATGCCCCACATACTCTTCTTTTAAAGGACAACTAAAACAATGgctgaaaatgaatcaaaaatgtAACCACTAACTGGGCTGCCCAGTTAAGAGCTATCTGGTTCTGGCAGAGATGAACAACCCTCCTGCTTGGAAGCAAATAGAACAGCTCCACACAGCATCCCTTTCATCCAGTCATATTatactttgaaaaataaaactgacaaCCCATTTATAAATCATACATCCAAATTATGGTCAGCTATACAATCGCGTCTCAAATGCGTAAACCCACTACATAGAAACACCCCCTTCCATAATAATCCTGCTTTGCCGTCTGTACTAAGGGATGGACTCACAGGGGTGCGGTATAATAAGGGAATAAAAACGTTCAGAGACCATTATGAAAATAACGTAATCAGATCCTTCGAACAGTTAGGAGATGCCCTCAGCCTCCCTGCTGCACATTTCTTTAAGTACCTACAGGTTAGGCATTACATTAGCACACAACAGGGTGGCCATCCAAATCCTTTAGACTCTCCTTTAACTGACGAGACctttaaaaacattcaacatCCTAAAGGTATTGTATCCTTAATCTACGGCAGAATATTAAATCTCTCAGCAAACAACACCCTCAAATCTAGGGCTAAGTGGGAGCAAGACCTTAATTTCACTTTTAAAGACTGCCAGGCCTGGGGATGGGGCTCGGCGgtgagcgcctggtggccgggcctgtATTCGGGGGGtactggggagagggaagtctgggcttccctgctgaggctgctgcccccgcgacccgaccgataatctacattacaacaatatttgttttataattcTGTGAGTTTGTAGTTAGTGTGatatttctgctgctgtagtaaacaacagagaacaaaGCAACAGTTTAAACGACGAGACACAAACCAGGAAATaacgtttaacacctcaaactctgtcatttcacattattctgacacactttaatcaactaaacaatgaatgtgatcaataatcatcagattgatcaataatgacagtaatcattatttacagtcctgatattaacactcacctgcctcagacttgctgttttcctccttctgctctactGACTGTGAAATGGCGTCTAAATGGACTTTCACCTTTACTCcctacctgtctgctcctcccttcttctttattAGAAGTTGCGCAAAACAAACATGGAACAAAGCAACTGAATGTTTGAAGCCTGAGGCAGGACACAGAAAACACGAAAGACTTGAACACCTCAAAGTCTGTCATTTCagatttaatcaactaaacaatgaatgtgataaataatcatcagattgatcaataatgacagtaatcattatttacagtcctgatattaacactcacctgcctcagactgttttcctccttctgctctactGACTGTGAAATGGTGACTGACGTTAAAATGGAGGCTCAAtactttcacttcctgtctgtttgttcCTCTTTACATTCACTTgaagtcacgtgtgtgtgtgcagcaaaaCGTCATTTCTGAGTTCCTGGTTGAGGTTTGAGTcacgtgtgtatatgtgtgtgtgtgtgtgtgtgtgtgtgtgtgtataaagtgaATGAAGTCAGTTTAAAGTATAAACAGAATGAATTAGAAGTTTAATCAgagtcacaaacacactgattttAAGCAGATGAAAAACTCAGAGATACATTTAAAGCAGGAGGAGTGAACACTGATTCCTCTCTGACATTCAGCAGAGTTCAAACTACATCAGGATCAGTCAGGGCCgtgtgaggtcagaggtcagaggtcagaggtggAGGCTGCTGCGTCTGCTTCAGGTGAGCTTTGGTCTGCAGGTGAGCCTTGAGGAAGGTGAGCAGGCGGAAGTGTTTCCCGCAGGCGTGGCAGCTGAACGGTGTCTCTCCGCTGTGGATGCTGCGGTGGCGCATGAAGCTGGTGGCCAGGTTGAAGGTTTTGGAGCAGAGGGAGCAGCGGTAGGGTTTCTCCCCGCTGTGGGTGTAGCGATGGTCCCTCAGCAGCTCCTTCAGCCGGTAGCTCTTCCCGCACACGTCGCAGTGGAACGGCTTCTCCCCCGTGTGGCTCCTCTGGTGGACTCGGTACTGGGACCGGTTGGGGAACTTCTTCCCGCAGACGTCGCAGCTGACGGAGCAGCGTGGCGGCGGCTCGGCGGCCGGCAGCTCGTGCGAGTGTTTGCTGATGACGTGGTTCTTCAGGCAGCGGAAACTCTTCCCACACACGGAGCACAGCTGCCGCTCCCCGCTGTGGATGGCCTGGTGGCTGCGCAGGTTCTCCGCCTGCGTGAAGCCTTTCCCGCAGGTGGAGCAGCGGTACGGCCGCTCCGCCCGGTGCACCAGCTTGTGGCGCGTCAGGTGACAGGCGTGGTAGAAGCTCTTCCCGCAGACATCGCAGATGAAGGTCTTGTCGAAGTGCGTGATGCGGTGCGTCTTCAGCACGCTGGCGCAGGAGTAGCCCTTCCCACAGATGTCACAGTGCACGCTCTTCTCTCCGGTGTGCCGCGCCTTCACGTGCACGTCTCTGTGAGCTCTGTGGTTGAAGGTTTTGGCGCAGTAGTCGCAGGCGTACGGCAGCAGACCGTGTTCTTCCTCCTGGTGTTGGCGAAGCTTCAGGACGCCGCTGAACGTGGCGCCGCACGCCGAGCACGCCGGATGACTCTTCCTGAGGTGGTCTGAGAGCCGCTCGCTGTTTGGGAACAACATGTCACACTGAGAGCAGCTGACAGGAAGCTccgccccccccgcccccaccgagtccttcttcctcttcctgctgcgTGCtgctgaggccacgcccccttcCTCTGCAGCGGGAGGAGAGGACCGTGAGTACtcatgatggagaggaagaggaagaggaggaggaggagaggagcagtcaGCTGTCTCATCGCTGCAGTCTGTAACAAACAGcacagaggtcaaaggttacTGGAGGCCAACGAGGACTTattgatgattattgatcagttatcAGTTTACCTGCTGAACCCTGAACAGACAGCAACACACAGTCAGAGtccactgctgctctctgtaacacacacacacacacagagagagacacacacacacacacacacacacacacacacagagacacacacacacacacacacacacacacacagagacacacacagacacacacacacacacacacagatgagggTTATCATGTCACACAGAGCAgggtgaggggtgggggggtggaggggctGATGGTCTGGACTCACCTCGTAGACCAGGATCAGGGTCTGCTCTGTGGGGGGGCGCTGACCTCCCTCATCACCTggaacacagaacacacagacaccagaTGTGTGAGGACAGatgtgtgaggacaggtgtgtgaggacaGATGTGTGAGGACAGATGtttgaggacaggtgtgtgaggacaggtgtgtgaggacaGGTACCAGATGTGTGAGGACAGGTACCAGatgtgtgaggacaggtgtgtggacaggtgtgtgaggacaGGTACCAGATGTGTGAGGACAGATGTGCGAGGACAGATGTGTGAGGACAGatgtgtgaggacaggtgtgtgaggacagatgtgtgaggacaggtgtgtgaggacaGGTACCAGATGTGCGAGGACAGATGTGTGAGGACAGGTACCAGatgtgtgaggacaggtgtgtgaggacaGATGTGTGAGGACAGatgtgtgaggacaggtgtgtgaggacaGGTACCAGATGTGTGAGGACAGGTACCAGATGTGCGAGGACAGatgtgtgaggacaggtgtgtgaggacaggtgtgtgaggacaGATACCAGatgtgtgaggacaggtgtgtgaggacaggtgtgtgaggacagatgtgtgaggacaggtgtgtgaggacagatgtgtgaggacaggtgtgtgaggacaggtgtgtgaggacaGGTACCAGATGTTTGAGGACAGATGTGTGAGGACAGGTACCAGATGtttgaggacaggtgtgtgaggacaggtgtgtgaggacagatgtgtgaggacaggtgtgtgaggacaggtgtgtgaggacaGGTACCAGATGTGTGAGGACAGatgtgtgaggacaggtgtgtgaggacaggtaccagatgtgtgaggacaggtgtgtgaggacagatgtgtgaggacaggtgtgtgaggacaggtaccagatgtgtgaggacaggtgtgtgaggacagg
This portion of the Scomber japonicus isolate fScoJap1 chromosome 14, fScoJap1.pri, whole genome shotgun sequence genome encodes:
- the LOC128373220 gene encoding zinc finger protein 16-like, whose amino-acid sequence is MRDLTAFKRELRLVIASLAKQLLSESFTAKHKLPVHEQNRETEVKLVQRLCDEAVDEILKMVDQDFSDPVQSDDGGAAGGPQTSGDEGGQRPPTEQTLILVYERAAVDSDCVLLSVQGSADCSDETADCSSPPPPLPLPLHHEYSRSSPPAAEEGGVASAARSRKRKKDSVGAGGAELPVSCSQCDMLFPNSERLSDHLRKSHPACSACGATFSGVLKLRQHQEEEHGLLPYACDYCAKTFNHRAHRDVHVKARHTGEKSVHCDICGKGYSCASVLKTHRITHFDKTFICDVCGKSFYHACHLTRHKLVHRAERPYRCSTCGKGFTQAENLRSHQAIHSGERQLCSVCGKSFRCLKNHVISKHSHELPAAEPPPRCSVSCDVCGKKFPNRSQYRVHQRSHTGEKPFHCDVCGKSYRLKELLRDHRYTHSGEKPYRCSLCSKTFNLATSFMRHRSIHSGETPFSCHACGKHFRLLTFLKAHLQTKAHLKQTQQPPPLTSDL